A single region of the Lycium barbarum isolate Lr01 chromosome 2, ASM1917538v2, whole genome shotgun sequence genome encodes:
- the LOC132621343 gene encoding FCS-Like Zinc finger 15 isoform X2: MVGLSVVLEGYSNNRDNISTQKSTNITASSTTGSSWQIVNKASMVKPTSPTTPSCPFSRRKYPVAVGFLDSCFLCKKKLLPGKDIYMYKGEWGFCSVECRCRQIFMDEEESVPKTKKRENNKSCTSSSSSSSSRSRKTASRNRPSGFAY; the protein is encoded by the exons ATGGTGGGTCTCAGTGTAGTACTCGAAGGTTATAGTAATAATAGAGATAATATTAGTACCCAAAAAAGCACTAATATCACAGCAAGTAGTACTACTGGTTCGAGTTGGCAGATTGTTAACAAAGCTAGTATGGTGAAACCAACTTCTCCAACAACCCCTTCTTGTCCTTTTTCCCGGCGAAAATATCCGGTTGCTGTTGGGTTTCTTGATTCTTGTTTCCTTTGTAAGAAGAAACTCTTACCTGGCAAAGACATCTACATGTACAA GGGAGAATGGGGATTTTGTAGCGTGGAGTGCAGGTGCAGGCAGATTTTTATGGATGAAGAAGAGAGTGTTCCAAAGACAAAGAAAAGGGAAAATAATAAATCGTGTACTTCTTCAtcgtcatcttcttcttcacggAGTAGGAAAACGGCATCAAGAAACAGACCAAGTGGGTTTGCATACTGA
- the LOC132621343 gene encoding FCS-Like Zinc finger 15 isoform X1, translating to MVGLSVVLEGYSNNRDNISTQKSTNITASSTTGSSWQIVNKASMVKPTSPTTPSCPFSRRKYPVAVGFLDSCFLCKKKLLPGKDIYMYKSRVILCTLQMYRPALGGFVVPHRWELMGEWGFCSVECRCRQIFMDEEESVPKTKKRENNKSCTSSSSSSSSRSRKTASRNRPSGFAY from the exons ATGGTGGGTCTCAGTGTAGTACTCGAAGGTTATAGTAATAATAGAGATAATATTAGTACCCAAAAAAGCACTAATATCACAGCAAGTAGTACTACTGGTTCGAGTTGGCAGATTGTTAACAAAGCTAGTATGGTGAAACCAACTTCTCCAACAACCCCTTCTTGTCCTTTTTCCCGGCGAAAATATCCGGTTGCTGTTGGGTTTCTTGATTCTTGTTTCCTTTGTAAGAAGAAACTCTTACCTGGCAAAGACATCTACATGTACAA GTCCCGTGTTATATTGTGCACGCTTCAAATGTACCGCCCCGCCCTAGGCGGGTTTGTAGTCCCACATCGATGGGAACTGAT GGGAGAATGGGGATTTTGTAGCGTGGAGTGCAGGTGCAGGCAGATTTTTATGGATGAAGAAGAGAGTGTTCCAAAGACAAAGAAAAGGGAAAATAATAAATCGTGTACTTCTTCAtcgtcatcttcttcttcacggAGTAGGAAAACGGCATCAAGAAACAGACCAAGTGGGTTTGCATACTGA